In the genome of Candidatus Chlamydia corallus, the window ATGTTTCTGCTTGTATTCGCAGTAATCCTGGGATCGATTTAACCCGTTTAGTATTTGTTTTAGATTTTAAAGGCGAATTACGAGGCGTGGTTACGGATAGAAGCTTGATTATTAATCCTCCTGAGGTCTCTTTGAAGCAAATTATGAATCAGGTTGAACATAAGGTACTTCCTGATGCTACACGCGAGGAAGTAGTCGATCTTGTAGAGAGATATAAAATTGCAGCTTTGCCTGTTGTTGACGAAGAAAATTTTTTGATCGGGGCTATTACTTATGAAGACGTTGTTGAAGCAATTGAGGATATTGCTGACGAAACTATAGCCAGGATGGCAGGTACTACTGAAGATGTGGGTTACCAGACCTGCCATGTTGTGCAAAGATTTTTACTTAGAGCTCCTTGGCTTTTAGTGACCCTGTTTGCGGGACTGATTAGTGCTTCCGTCATGGCATATTTTCAAAAAATTTCTCCCGCTCTTTTGGCCTTGATTATATTCTTTATTCCTCTGATCAATGGAATGTCGGGAAATGTAGGCGTTCAATGTAGCACGATTTTAGTACGGAGTATGGCTACGGGGACTCTTTCTTTCGGACGGCGACGGGAGACTATTTTTAAAGAAATGAGTATAGGGTTGCTTACAGGAGTCGTTTTAGGGATTTTATGTGGTCTTGTTGTCTATTTAATGGGCTTTTTAGGGCTAAATATCTTCTCTGGAGGAGGAATTCAATTAGGGGTTACTGTAGCTACTGGGGTTTTAGGAGCTTCTCTTACAGCTACGACTTTAGGGGTTTTATCTCCATTTTTCTTTGCTAAGCTCGGAGTAGATCCAGCTCTAGCGTCTGGCCCGATTGTTACGGCTCTAAATGACATCATGTCAATGATAATCTTTTTCCTCATAGCTGGAGGTATAAACTTTCTCTTTTTTAGTTAGTCGTATATAATATCTACCTGATTTTACTTAACTAACTTTTTTTTAAAAAAAATTGTCTAATTTATCTTCTTCTTCCTTTGTAAATAAAGGCCTTATAGAAAGTCAGCATTTAGTTTCCAGGGATGATAAACCCCGAGCTTCTTTTGCTATTGCTATTCTCAGCGTCTTAGCTTTTTCGATCCTTTTGTTGATGGGTATTGCTTTGGTATTGGTGGGGTATAATGTTATAGCGGCTCCTCTAGGTCTCCTTATTTCTGGATGCGCAGCCTCGGTATGCTCTATGATAGCAATTATTTCCCTCTTTTTTTTATATAAGAGAGCGGGAACCTCAATTCCGTTCTCTAAAGAGAAGACTCAGCCAGTTGAAGCTAAAAGCTTACTCAAGAACCCTGAAATAACTTCCCTTAAGCCTCCGAAGACTCCATTATTGAGTGAAGATGATTTTAAACCTCAGGTCATTGAAAGTACCTTTTATCATCAGAATAAAGTGTATTCTAAGCCCATAGCCGAACGGATGCAGTCTTTGGAAAAGGAAATCAAGTCCCTAATTATTGACTTCCCTCTAGCTCTCAAGGAAAGCATAAAAAGTTCTGGAAGCTTATTTTCAGGAATTAGCAGTGAAGTAAAAAATCTTTTTCTTCCTCGTTTTTTAGCTCGCAAGCCAAAACACTCTTTGTGTGCTTGTTTAAAACGTCTTGGAGCCATGGTAGAGGAGCATGCCTGCTCAGATCTGTTGATTCTCTTTTTGACAAAGCCAGAGCTTGCAAGTGCGGTGGTCAGGCAGTTGATCGCTCACGCAGTTTCTTTAAAGAATGAAAAACAAGGGCTCGCTTCTCGTATGCAGAAGTTGGTACTTTCTATTAATTTTTGGTTTTACGGATGGTTTTTAGAAGAAAAGTCTATTGAAAAAATCATTGCATATAATCCTAATCTTCTTACTGATGAACTGAAGGCTTATTTGGAACAGGGGAATGTAGTCCAGTTTCTTTTATCTCAGCAGACTCCTGAGTTGCAAGGGGAGTTCAGAGCTCTTTTCCCAAAAAATGCTCAAGAAATTCCTGGAGCTAAAGAGGGGAACAACTACTTCTCAGCCATGAATTCTTCTGCATATATGTATGACTGGAAAGAGATACGCGTTATTAAACAGGCTTTTAATGAACGCCTAGCCTTTTGTGAGGGGGTAGCATCACCTTCAAGTTGGAATTTCTCTGCCTCATTAGCTACCCATTACAATGATTTGACGCTCCTGTCTGAGTTTTGCAAAAATCAACAATCTGTTATTTTCGAAAATCCATTTTTATTAATAGAATTGTTCAACGGTAAGCCTAAGTATCAGAAATTCTTAAAAGGTTTATTAGAAAAGGCTATG includes:
- the mgtE gene encoding magnesium transporter → MDSRTSHLDDELSFKLERAFTCLSTDIHSHDLSKIVIEYNPIDLAYAVSCLPSESRAILYKNLSCITAKVAFIINTDSASRWAIFRRLSDSEVCALIEQMPPDEAVWVLDDIPDRRYRRILELIDSKKALKIRDLQKHGRNTAGRLMTNEFFAFLMETTVKDVSACIRSNPGIDLTRLVFVLDFKGELRGVVTDRSLIINPPEVSLKQIMNQVEHKVLPDATREEVVDLVERYKIAALPVVDEENFLIGAITYEDVVEAIEDIADETIARMAGTTEDVGYQTCHVVQRFLLRAPWLLVTLFAGLISASVMAYFQKISPALLALIIFFIPLINGMSGNVGVQCSTILVRSMATGTLSFGRRRETIFKEMSIGLLTGVVLGILCGLVVYLMGFLGLNIFSGGGIQLGVTVATGVLGASLTATTLGVLSPFFFAKLGVDPALASGPIVTALNDIMSMIIFFLIAGGINFLFFS
- a CDS encoding CT214 family putative inclusion membrane protein, with product MSNLSSSSFVNKGLIESQHLVSRDDKPRASFAIAILSVLAFSILLLMGIALVLVGYNVIAAPLGLLISGCAASVCSMIAIISLFFLYKRAGTSIPFSKEKTQPVEAKSLLKNPEITSLKPPKTPLLSEDDFKPQVIESTFYHQNKVYSKPIAERMQSLEKEIKSLIIDFPLALKESIKSSGSLFSGISSEVKNLFLPRFLARKPKHSLCACLKRLGAMVEEHACSDLLILFLTKPELASAVVRQLIAHAVSLKNEKQGLASRMQKLVLSINFWFYGWFLEEKSIEKIIAYNPNLLTDELKAYLEQGNVVQFLLSQQTPELQGEFRALFPKNAQEIPGAKEGNNYFSAMNSSAYMYDWKEIRVIKQAFNERLAFCEGVASPSSWNFSASLATHYNDLTLLSEFCKNQQSVIFENPFLLIELFNGKPKYQKFLKGLLEKAMPMSSWAALLRPMLTGMLTSGIARKKELKIIAERAGVSFQDLTEAIGSGKILDLLLQHLFYL